CACGCCGCAGGCCGCGATCATCGTGGCGAGGGTGATGAAGGCGACGTAGGTGATGGAGAGGGTCGACTCCTCGTGTGTCGCCTCCTCCAGTTGTTCCCACAGCACCGCGTCGGCGGGCTCGCCCGGCGCGTCCTTCTCCGCCTTGTCGGCGCGCTCGGACAACGACAGGTCGATGTTCTCGGCGGTGATGGCGCCGCAGCTGTCGATGCCCAGCGCCCTGAGCCCGCCGATGACTTCGTCGCCCGCCTCGCGGGCCACGTCGCACATGACGACGTCGCCCTCGGGGTCCCGAGCGACGCCGGGCAGCACCACCAGATGGGTGGTGCCCACCGTCCGGTCGATGAGACGGACCACCTCGTCGGTGCGGTCGGCCGGGGTGATCACGCGCAGATGCAGCATCCGGTATTTCTACCGGATGCCGCCACCGCCGTCACAGCGCGCACGGTCGGTACCGCGGCCACGCGTGGCCGCCCCCGCGCGGGTTCGGGCGACGCCGTGCCGCCCGCCCCCGCGCGGAACCGACGATCAGTGCTTCAGCAGGGCGAAGACTCCCCAGCCGAGGTACTCACGTGTGTAGCGCGCGTGACGTGCGGGCTCGGTGGCGAGCTCGGCCCGTACCTGGGGCGCCAGTTCGTCGTCCGGGTTCCGGTCCAGCCAGCGGCGCATGGTGAGCCACTGTGCCGCGCTGTACCGGTCCCAGCTGTCCTGGTCGGCCAGCACCATCTCCACCACGTCGTACCCGAGGTCGCCGAACCGCTCGATGAGGTCGGGCAACGGGAGGAAGTCGGAGGGGTGGCCGGCATGGCAGGCTTGCGCGGTCTCCTGGTCCGGCGGAGTACGACGCCAGTAGGGCTCACCGATCAGCATGAGGCCCCCGGGGCGGAGGCTGCGGCTGAGCAACTCGGCCGTTCCGGCGACGCCGTTCCCGATCCAGGTGGCGCCGATGCAGGCGGCGACGTCGACGGGCTCGTCCGCGACATGGCCGGAGGCGTCCGCGTGGACGAACTCCACCCGGTCGGCGACACCGAGTTCGACGGCGCGGGCCCGGGCCCGCTCGGTGAAGACGGTGCTGATGTCCACGCCCGTGCCCGTGAAGCCCAGGTCGCGGGCCCAGGTGCACAGCATCTCGCCCGAGCCGCTGGCCAGGTCGAGCACTCGTGTCCCGGGGGCCAGATGGAGAGCCCGGCCCAGGACGGCGTACTTGTCAGGAGTCAGCGGGTTGTGGATGCGGTGGTTGCTCTCGCGGATGGTGAAGATGCGAGGGAGGTCCATGACCGATTTCCTTGTCGACATGTCGGCGGAAGCGGACCCCTCCGGACGGCACGTGCGGCCAGGACTCCCACGGAAGGGGAGCAAAGGCAGGTGCGGGTCAGGACGAGGTCCGGGAAGCGAGGATGATCCGAGCACTGCACACGGCAGTGGTCTCCACGACAGTCATCAACTCGCCTCCTTCGGTCTCCATGACAGGCACAGCGGAACCGGTCGTCACCGCCGCGTACAAGATAGCAGCCCGGAACGCGATGCGATTGGCCCAGGGATCCCGGCCCTGATTGCACCACGCCTCTGGTCAACTCACCCACCAGAATGGTGAGTACAAGGTTCGCCGAGGCCCGCTACCAGGGGAGAACACAAGATGAGCGGCATGCGTACCGACTTCGCGCCGGTGGTCACTCGGGCCGCCGAGGCGGAGACGACGAGCGACCCCAGCAGCACGATGACGCTGCTGGCGGACTCCGAGGCGACGGGCGGGCTGCTGACCAGCTACCGCTCGACCTTCGCCGAGGGAGCGGTGGGCGCACCGGCGCACTTCCACACCCGGGCCGCGGAGATGTTCTACGTCATCGACGGCTCCCTGCGCGTCCTCGTGGGGGAAGCGGTGACCGTGCTCGGCGCCGGCGACTTCCTGCTCGTGCCGCCGCACACCCCGCATGCCTTCGCGGCGGCCCCGGATGGCACGGCCGACGTGCTGTTCACCTTCACACCGGGGATGGCGCGCTTCGACTACCTGCGGCTCCTGGGCCGGGTGATGCGCGGCGAGGCCGGCTTCGAGGAGATCAAGGCGTCCTCGGAGCGCTTCGACAACCACTACGTCGACAGTCCCGTGTGGAACGCCGCACTGGCCGCTGGCTGAACCCCGGTGGGCGGCGACCGATCCCGGGAAGCGTGGCCGGCCCGCGCCGCCGTCGAGCAGCGAGTCGTGACGCGGCCGCACTGCCCGCTCCGTGCCGGCCATGACCCGGGCCCGCCCCGGTCACCGTGTCGTGGTGGGCGCCTCGGGCACCCTCACGGCCACGGGTCCGTGGGCCGCACCGTGTCGAAGGCGAGTCCGCTGGAGCTCTCCCCCGTGCCGGGGGTCTTCTCCCTGCGGATCCAGCTGTGCCACGAGCCGTCCCACCAGCGGGCCAGCACCGGCCGGCGGACGACCTGCACCCCGTCGCGCGGCACCTCCTCCTCGTGCACCCACAGGTCGGGCGTGATCAGCCGGCCCCCGGGGGGAGCATCCCGGCCCGGGCCGGTGAGCGGGGCGAGCTTGAATCGGATCCGCTCGGTGGAGACCGCCTCCGGAACGAGCGGGAACCAGTAGTCCGGAACGATGCTCTGCACGGCGTACACGGGGAGTTCCCCGGCCACCGCCGGCTCGGGCGGCCGGGCGCGCGCCCAGCGGTCCCGGCGGTCGACCTGCTCGCCACGGCCGTCGGTGCAGTGGTGCTGCACGGCCCACGCCAGGTTGGCCAGTTCGTCGCGGGCCAGCATCACACGCTCCAGCGGCTGCCCCGCCTGGCCGCGTTCGGTGGGCAGCATCAGCAGCCCCGACGTCGCGGGGTGGTCCGGGTCCGGACCGGTCAGGTTGAACATCGACCACCTGGGGTCGTCCCGGCCCGCGCGCCGTACCAGGTGGTGGCGCCCGAAGACGTCCCGTACCAGCAGTTGGTCGAGCACGGTCAGGGAAGCGGTGGGCACTTCCAGCGGGACCAGGAACCAGTCGTTGCCGAAGACCGTGGCGAACGAGATCAGCAGCAGCCGGCCGGTGTCGAGCGTGGACACGTCCGCCGCCCCCAGGTCGACGCGGGCGTCCTCCATCTCCCAGAACCGGTCGGCGGGCAGCCCGCCGTAGCGCACCGTCGAGGGGAGGCTCTCCTCGGTGAAGGAGAGGCGCTGCCCCGGCGGCGCCCCCACCGCGTCGGGGTCCGGGTGCACGTCCAGGGAGTACCAGTCGAGGCCGTCGCCGTGGTACTCCGCGGCGCGCAGCACCGTCCCGCCGGCGGACAGTTCGGCGGCGTACTCGAAGCGGTTGGGGTCGAAGCAGTCGGGGCCGTGCTCGCTCTGCCGGCCGGACCACCAGGTCCGCCATGCGGCGAGCACCTCGCCGAACCGCGGGTCCGGTCCGCTGTCGATGGTCCCCGCGTCGAGGGCCGCCGCCACCGCCACCGCGTCGGGGGTCCGTCCGGCGAGCAGACCGACCAGGCTCGCGTCCGCTTCCTCGGTCCGCAGCAGATGGGGGGCCAGCGCCGTGAGGACCGTGGCGGGCAGGGCGGCCTCGTGGCACATCCTCAGCAGTGCGGCGCCTCCTTCGGCACGGAGCCGCTCGTCGGGCAGTACCGGCTCGTCCTCGATCACGGTGTCCAGCGGGCCGAGGCGCGGGTCGTAGGGCACCCATTCGGCGGCTTCGGCCGGCCGCCAGGCGTCGATGGGAGTGCTGCCACCGGTCATCCGGACCACCGCCGGGGAGCCCGCGTCCTGGGCGGCGAACTCCCCGAACTGCCACTGCCGGGTGAGGAGCCACAGCGGGTCGTGCACCCGGGCGGCCAGCCCCGCCTCGACCTCGGGGGTGCGGTGCGTGGTCTCCAGCCGGAAGGGCCCCTGGGGGTCGGTGTTCCGCCTCTTGGTCTCGACCCTGGACAGCGCCGTGCCGGTCGCGCCCTGCTGGGAGATGCTGATCGCCGGGAGGAGGTCGTCGAGTCGTCTCAGGTCGTCGCGGTCGACGGCGCGCAACTTGGCCAGGTCGAGGGTCTCGCGCACCACCTGCACCAGGGCGTCGGCGGTCCATCCGCGGCCGAGGTCCGGGGGTACCGCGACGAGCACGCTGTGCGGGGCCTTGGCGTCCGGGCGGTCGTAGTGGAAGGCGACTCCGGTGAGTTCGGTCTGCGGAGCAGGTTCGGGCGTCCGCGCGGGCTGTTCGGCGCCGGGCAGGAGCTCGATCCACTCATCGAGGACGACACCGGTGACCTCCGCGTCCGGCAGGAGGTCGGCGGGTGCGTGCCAGACCAGGTGGGTCGTCGCGGGCGGGCGCTGTCCGGCCGGGAAGGTGCCGCCGATCCAGGAGTCGCCGCCGACGGTCGGATGCTGGGCCGCACGCAGGCGTTCGGCTCGTCCGGCCCGCGCTCCGGCCAGCAGCAGGGTCTCGTGCAGGGCGCGTACCGCCGGGCGGACGGCCGCGTTGCGTCTGAGCCAGTCCTCGATCGCGGCTCCGGACAGGTCACCGCGGCCCGGGGGCGGCGGTGTCGGCACGCTGAGGGCGGGCAGGAGCGGCAGGTCCGCGCCGAGCACGTCGGCCAGGGCCGTTCTGGCCCGCGAGAGCCACGCGTCGCTCGTGTCCGGGGTGACCTGCTGCGTGGCCAGGTCGCGCAGTTGCGCGGTGGCGGGGTGGTCGACGGCCTGCGGGCTGTCGGCGAAGGCGGCGAGCCGTGCCCGCAGGGCGGTCGGGTCGGCCGACCGCCCGGCCGGTTCCTCGGGCAGATGGGCGGGCAGCAGTGGCTGGGCGGTGGACAGCAGCGTCCTGATCCGGGTCGCCACGCCGTGCAGCGCGCTCCAGCCGGGCCCGGAGAAGACGACCGGTGTGTCCGCCGCCACGCCCTTGGCCCCGCGCACCGCTCGGTACAGTCCGGC
This region of Streptomyces ambofaciens ATCC 23877 genomic DNA includes:
- a CDS encoding SAM-dependent methyltransferase; the protein is MDLPRIFTIRESNHRIHNPLTPDKYAVLGRALHLAPGTRVLDLASGSGEMLCTWARDLGFTGTGVDISTVFTERARARAVELGVADRVEFVHADASGHVADEPVDVAACIGATWIGNGVAGTAELLSRSLRPGGLMLIGEPYWRRTPPDQETAQACHAGHPSDFLPLPDLIERFGDLGYDVVEMVLADQDSWDRYSAAQWLTMRRWLDRNPDDELAPQVRAELATEPARHARYTREYLGWGVFALLKH
- a CDS encoding cupin domain-containing protein, with product MSGMRTDFAPVVTRAAEAETTSDPSSTMTLLADSEATGGLLTSYRSTFAEGAVGAPAHFHTRAAEMFYVIDGSLRVLVGEAVTVLGAGDFLLVPPHTPHAFAAAPDGTADVLFTFTPGMARFDYLRLLGRVMRGEAGFEEIKASSERFDNHYVDSPVWNAALAAG